A genomic segment from Nodularia sphaerocarpa UHCC 0038 encodes:
- a CDS encoding NAD(P)/FAD-dependent oxidoreductase, whose translation MKNYDWILVGAGITGAAIAYELVKLGFSVLLLEQHGTPENATRYSYGGLAYWSGSTPLTRQLSEEAIALYQNLNLELEAETEFRELDLLLTIAADSDPQAAAASYNHVAIRPRLLNIKEACELEPLLNPQAIAGALTVKHGHINPAKTTQGYIQAFLRAGGEMQIAQVLDLQTTSSSNAGMKLKGIRTNVDTYHSENIVICAGGFSRQLLKLAGIPIKLYFTHAEVIETPPVELSLRTLIMPANLQRFQLEAESTKVDELWQVPNEPVPPILDVGAVQFLDGSLRLGQVSRVLTDPFSKINAEESEKWLRTNIQQVLPTLAHLPGTWHHCLVAFSSDRLPLIGAIPGFEGVHIFSGFSNPLVIVPPLARRFAHFLAGQEDEIISQLSPGR comes from the coding sequence ATGAAGAACTATGACTGGATTTTGGTTGGGGCGGGAATTACGGGTGCGGCGATCGCCTACGAACTGGTGAAACTAGGTTTTTCTGTACTTTTGTTAGAACAACACGGCACACCGGAGAATGCAACTCGTTATAGTTATGGTGGGTTGGCTTATTGGTCTGGGAGTACGCCACTCACGCGCCAACTATCTGAGGAGGCGATCGCTCTTTACCAGAACTTGAATTTAGAGTTAGAGGCTGAGACTGAGTTTCGGGAACTAGACTTATTACTCACTATTGCGGCTGATAGCGATCCACAAGCAGCTGCTGCATCCTATAATCATGTTGCTATTCGACCTCGGCTACTCAATATAAAAGAGGCTTGTGAGTTGGAACCACTGCTGAATCCACAGGCGATCGCTGGGGCTTTGACTGTTAAACATGGTCATATCAACCCAGCAAAGACAACACAGGGCTATATTCAAGCCTTTCTGCGTGCTGGGGGTGAAATGCAAATAGCCCAAGTTCTCGATTTACAGACTACTTCATCTTCTAATGCAGGAATGAAGTTGAAGGGTATACGAACAAATGTTGACACTTACCACAGTGAGAATATTGTAATTTGCGCGGGTGGATTTAGCAGACAGCTACTGAAATTGGCTGGTATTCCCATCAAGCTGTATTTTACCCATGCTGAGGTTATTGAAACTCCACCTGTTGAGTTAAGTTTACGCACTTTAATCATGCCAGCAAATCTGCAACGGTTTCAGTTAGAGGCGGAATCTACTAAGGTTGATGAATTATGGCAAGTACCTAATGAACCAGTACCGCCGATTTTAGATGTGGGTGCGGTTCAATTTCTAGATGGTAGTTTGCGTTTGGGTCAGGTTAGCCGTGTTCTCACAGATCCTTTTAGCAAAATCAATGCTGAGGAAAGTGAAAAGTGGCTACGAACAAATATTCAGCAAGTTTTACCGACGTTGGCGCATTTACCAGGAACTTGGCATCATTGTTTGGTGGCGTTTAGTAGCGATCGCCTACCTTTAATTGGGGCTATTCCAGGATTTGAGGGTGTTCATATTTTCTCTGGTTTTAGCAACCCTCTGGTGATTGTACCACCTTTGGCTCGGCGCTTTGCTCATTTTTTGGCTGGTCAGGAGGATGAAATTATTAGTCAGTTATCACCTGGGCGTTAG